From the Leifsonia sp. AG29 genome, one window contains:
- a CDS encoding LysE family translocator, whose protein sequence is MVPAESLLAFALASLALIVVPGPSVLFVIGRSLALGRLGGLLSVVGNAIGMLPLIAAVAIGIGAVVAQSLVLFTIIKFAGAAYLVYLGIQAIRHRRHTAVTHEAVLYRSPWRILGEGFIVGLTNPKSLVFFVAVLPQFVDYHAGSIPLQLLELGLVFLALALISDSVWALVAGTAREWFGRSPKRVERLGATGGALMIGLGGVLALTGAKH, encoded by the coding sequence ATGGTCCCCGCCGAGTCGCTGCTCGCCTTCGCGCTCGCGTCGCTGGCCCTCATCGTCGTGCCCGGCCCGAGCGTGCTCTTCGTGATCGGCCGGTCGCTGGCGCTCGGGAGGCTCGGCGGCCTCCTCAGCGTCGTGGGCAACGCGATCGGGATGCTCCCGCTCATCGCGGCGGTGGCGATCGGGATCGGAGCCGTCGTCGCGCAGTCGCTCGTCCTGTTCACGATCATCAAGTTCGCCGGCGCCGCCTACCTCGTCTACCTCGGGATCCAGGCCATCCGGCACCGCAGGCACACCGCGGTGACGCACGAGGCGGTGCTGTATCGCTCACCCTGGCGGATCCTCGGCGAGGGCTTCATCGTCGGTCTGACGAACCCGAAGTCGCTCGTGTTCTTCGTGGCCGTGCTCCCCCAGTTCGTCGACTACCACGCCGGGTCGATCCCGCTGCAGCTCCTGGAGCTCGGGCTGGTGTTCCTCGCCCTCGCGCTGATCTCCGACAGCGTCTGGGCGCTCGTCGCCGGGACGGCGCGCGAGTGGTTCGGACGCTCGCCGAAGCGGGTGGAGCGGCTCGGCGCGACGGGCGGGGCGCTCATGATCGGCCTGGGAGGCGTGCTGGCGCTCACCGGCGCGAAGCACTGA
- a CDS encoding MmgE/PrpD family protein — protein MKLHDVRVHRSDENLAREDQLAWSIARVAADPVEVDSDVVDMVVNRVIDNAAVAAASLTRRPVVSARSQALAHPLPVRELEELTASTDHPQDGSTVFGERPEVRVSPEWAAWANGVAVRELDFHDTFLAAEYSHPGDNIPPVTAVAQHAARAFGLTGRDLIRGIATGYEIQIDLARAISLHKHKIDHVAHLGPSAAAGIGTLLHLPPEVIFQAIGQALHTTTATRQSRKGEISSWKAHAPAFAGKMAVEAIDRAMRGETSPTPIYEGEDGVIAWLLDGPEASYRVPLPEPGEPKRAILDSYTKEHSAEYQAQAWIDLARKLHREHPEAADPSRVESIVIHTSHHTHYVIGSGANDPQKYDPTASRETLDHSIPYIFTVALQDGGWHHVESYLPSRAGRPDTVALWRKVTTTEDAEWTRRYHSTDPAEQAFGGRVVITLTDGRVIADEIAVADAHPLGARPFARADYVAKFRTLAADALEEAEIERFLAVAERLPELTAAELGGLTITARPGLLAGSPAPKGLF, from the coding sequence GTGAAGCTCCACGACGTCCGTGTCCATAGAAGCGACGAGAACCTCGCCCGGGAGGACCAGCTCGCGTGGTCGATCGCCCGGGTCGCGGCCGATCCCGTGGAGGTGGACTCCGACGTCGTCGACATGGTGGTCAACCGGGTGATCGACAATGCCGCCGTGGCCGCCGCCTCCCTCACCCGCCGGCCCGTCGTGTCGGCCCGCTCGCAGGCGCTGGCGCACCCGCTGCCGGTCCGCGAGCTGGAGGAGCTCACCGCGAGCACCGATCATCCGCAGGACGGCTCGACCGTCTTCGGCGAGCGCCCCGAGGTGCGCGTCTCGCCGGAGTGGGCGGCCTGGGCGAACGGCGTGGCGGTGCGCGAGCTCGACTTCCACGACACCTTCCTGGCGGCCGAGTACTCGCACCCGGGTGACAACATCCCGCCGGTCACCGCTGTCGCCCAGCACGCCGCGCGAGCCTTCGGGCTGACCGGTCGCGACCTGATCCGCGGCATCGCCACCGGCTACGAGATCCAGATCGACCTGGCGCGCGCGATCAGCCTCCACAAGCACAAGATCGACCACGTCGCCCATCTGGGACCGTCGGCCGCGGCGGGCATCGGGACGCTGCTGCACCTCCCGCCCGAGGTGATCTTCCAGGCGATCGGGCAGGCCCTCCACACGACCACCGCCACCCGCCAGTCGCGCAAGGGTGAGATCTCGAGCTGGAAGGCGCACGCCCCGGCCTTCGCCGGCAAGATGGCCGTGGAGGCGATCGACCGGGCGATGCGCGGCGAGACCAGCCCGACCCCGATCTACGAGGGCGAGGACGGCGTCATCGCCTGGCTGCTCGATGGTCCGGAGGCGTCGTACCGGGTCCCGCTGCCGGAGCCGGGGGAGCCGAAGCGCGCCATCCTCGACTCGTACACCAAGGAGCACTCGGCCGAGTATCAGGCGCAGGCGTGGATCGACCTCGCCCGCAAGCTGCACCGCGAGCACCCGGAGGCGGCCGACCCGTCGCGCGTGGAGAGCATCGTCATCCACACCTCGCACCACACCCACTACGTGATCGGCTCGGGGGCGAACGACCCGCAGAAATACGATCCGACCGCCTCGCGCGAGACCCTCGACCACAGCATCCCGTACATCTTCACCGTCGCCCTGCAGGACGGCGGCTGGCACCACGTCGAGTCGTACCTGCCGTCGCGCGCGGGCCGCCCCGACACGGTGGCGCTCTGGCGCAAGGTCACGACGACCGAGGACGCCGAGTGGACGCGTCGCTACCACTCGACCGATCCCGCGGAGCAGGCGTTCGGCGGCCGCGTGGTGATCACGCTCACCGACGGCCGCGTCATCGCCGACGAGATCGCCGTGGCGGACGCCCACCCGCTCGGTGCCCGGCCGTTCGCGCGCGCCGACTACGTCGCGAAGTTCCGGACCCTCGCCGCCGACGCGCTCGAGGAGGCGGAGATCGAGCGGTTCCTCGCGGTCGCCGAGCGCCTCCCGGAGCTCACCGCCGCCGAGCTCGGCGGCCTCACCATCACCGCGCGCCCGGGGCTGCTCGCCGGCTCGCCCGCGCCGAAGGGACTGTTCTGA
- the prpB gene encoding methylisocitrate lyase, whose protein sequence is MLYSSLPAHEKRAAFRARLASGELVRMPGAFNPLSARLIERKGFEGVYISGAVLSADLGLPDIGLTTQTEVAGRSAQIARMTDLPALVDADTGFGEPMNVARTVQALEDAGVAGLHIEDQVNPKRCGHLDGKQVVDEETALKRIRSAADARRDANLLIMARTDIRAVEGLEAAIDRAKALVDAGADAIFPEAMADLAEFEAVRQAVDVPILANMTEFGKSDLFTVDQLRDVGVNIVIWPVSLLRLAMGAAERGLDQLVSGGTLEPMLGDMQHRADLYDLIDYEGYTAFDTSVYNFEVRR, encoded by the coding sequence ATGCTGTACTCCTCCCTCCCCGCCCACGAGAAGCGCGCAGCGTTCCGTGCCCGGCTGGCCTCCGGCGAGCTCGTGCGGATGCCCGGCGCGTTCAACCCGCTGAGCGCCCGGCTGATCGAGCGCAAGGGCTTCGAGGGCGTCTACATCTCGGGCGCCGTGCTCTCGGCCGACCTCGGGCTGCCGGACATCGGCCTCACCACGCAGACCGAGGTCGCGGGCCGCTCGGCCCAGATCGCGCGCATGACGGACCTCCCCGCGCTCGTCGACGCCGACACCGGCTTCGGCGAGCCCATGAACGTCGCCCGCACCGTGCAAGCGCTGGAAGACGCCGGCGTGGCCGGCCTCCACATCGAGGACCAGGTCAACCCCAAGCGGTGCGGCCACCTCGACGGCAAGCAGGTCGTCGACGAGGAAACCGCGCTCAAGCGCATCCGGTCGGCCGCCGACGCCCGCCGCGACGCGAATCTCCTCATCATGGCGCGCACCGACATCCGCGCGGTCGAGGGCCTGGAGGCGGCGATCGACCGGGCGAAGGCCCTCGTCGACGCGGGCGCCGACGCGATCTTCCCGGAGGCGATGGCCGACCTCGCCGAGTTCGAGGCCGTGCGCCAGGCGGTCGACGTGCCGATCCTCGCCAACATGACCGAGTTCGGGAAGAGCGACCTCTTCACCGTCGACCAGCTGCGCGACGTCGGGGTGAACATCGTCATCTGGCCGGTGTCGCTCCTCCGCTTGGCCATGGGCGCCGCCGAGCGCGGGCTCGACCAGCTCGTCTCGGGTGGAACGCTCGAGCCGATGCTCGGCGACATGCAGCATCGCGCCGACCTCTACGACCTGATTGACTACGAGGGGTACACCGCGTTCGACACGTCGGTGTACAACTTCGAGGTCCGGCGCTAG
- a CDS encoding bifunctional 2-methylcitrate synthase/citrate synthase, which yields MTDPEIHRGLAGVVVDTTTISSVNPETNSLLYRGYPVQELAKNCSFEEVAYLLWHGELPSTDELIAFEAQERSLRVLDERTRRAIDDVPASAHPMDALRTAVSELGALDETLQQPGAILDPELNQTRAVHLLAQLPTIVAYVQRRGRGLEAVEPRDDLDYARNFLYMTFGEVPDDVVVDAFRVSLVLYAEHSFNASTFTARVIASTLSDVYSAVTGAIGALKGPLHGGANEAVMHAFDEIGSADRAEPWLDEALAAKRKIMGFGHRVYKHGDSRVPTMRASLVDLVEHYDRQELLDLYEALENAMAERKNIKPNLDYPSGPAYSLMGFDTETFTPLFAAARVTGWTAHVFEQYAANSLIRPLSQYTGPAERHLAR from the coding sequence ATGACCGACCCCGAGATCCACAGGGGCCTCGCCGGGGTGGTCGTCGACACGACCACCATCTCGTCCGTGAACCCCGAGACCAACTCGCTGCTGTACCGCGGGTACCCCGTGCAGGAGCTCGCGAAGAACTGCTCCTTCGAGGAGGTCGCCTACCTCCTCTGGCACGGCGAGCTGCCCTCGACGGACGAGCTCATCGCGTTCGAGGCGCAGGAGCGCTCGCTCCGCGTCCTCGATGAGCGGACCCGCCGCGCCATCGACGACGTCCCGGCGTCCGCCCACCCGATGGACGCCCTCCGCACCGCGGTGAGCGAGCTCGGCGCCCTGGACGAGACCCTCCAGCAGCCCGGCGCGATCCTCGACCCGGAGCTGAACCAGACCCGGGCCGTCCACCTGCTGGCGCAGCTGCCGACGATCGTCGCCTACGTCCAGCGCCGCGGTCGCGGCCTCGAGGCCGTCGAACCGCGCGACGACCTCGACTACGCGCGCAACTTCCTCTACATGACCTTCGGCGAGGTGCCGGACGACGTGGTCGTCGACGCCTTCCGGGTGTCGCTCGTGCTCTACGCGGAGCACTCGTTCAACGCCTCCACCTTCACGGCCCGCGTCATCGCCTCGACGCTCTCCGACGTCTACTCGGCGGTCACCGGGGCGATCGGCGCGCTGAAGGGTCCGCTGCACGGCGGCGCCAACGAGGCGGTCATGCACGCCTTCGACGAGATCGGCTCCGCCGACCGTGCGGAGCCGTGGCTCGACGAGGCCCTCGCCGCGAAGCGGAAGATCATGGGCTTCGGCCACCGGGTCTACAAGCACGGCGACTCGCGGGTCCCGACCATGCGCGCCTCCCTGGTCGACCTCGTCGAGCACTACGACCGTCAGGAGCTCCTCGACCTCTACGAGGCCCTCGAGAACGCGATGGCCGAGCGCAAGAACATCAAGCCCAACCTCGACTACCCGTCGGGCCCGGCCTACAGCCTCATGGGGTTCGACACCGAGACGTTCACGCCCCTCTTCGCGGCCGCTCGCGTGACCGGCTGGACGGCCCACGTGTTCGAGCAGTACGCCGCGAACTCGCTGATCCGGCCGCTCTCGCAGTACACCGGGCCCGCGGAGCGCCACCTGGCGCGCTGA
- a CDS encoding acetyl-CoA C-acetyltransferase — MSPTTEVVILSAARTPFGKIKGSLASLTAVQLGTVALKRAIEQSGVSAADVDAVIFGQVLQAGAGQNPARQTAIAAGIGWNVPATTINKVCLSGLAAVTDAARLIRSNEATVVVAGGQESMTNAPHVLPGSRLGWSYGSIQALDSAAHDGLTDAFDGISMGASTEQYTEKLGLTREAQDAFAAGSHQRAGAATASGVFADEIAPVTIPQRKGDPVVVNADEGVRPNSTPESLATLRPSFAEGGTLTAGNSSPLSDGAAALVLTSRENAERLGLDWLAFVGAPGQVAGPDNSLHSQPSNAITAALARTDWTVGDLDFVEINEAFAAVALQSMADLGLSDEKVNLHGGAIALGHPIGASGARLAGHAAHELARRGSGRAAVALCGGGGQGEALLLWR, encoded by the coding sequence ATGTCTCCGACCACCGAGGTCGTCATCCTCTCGGCCGCCCGCACCCCGTTCGGCAAGATCAAGGGCTCGCTCGCATCGCTGACCGCGGTGCAGCTGGGCACTGTTGCACTCAAGCGCGCAATCGAGCAGTCGGGGGTGAGCGCCGCCGACGTCGACGCCGTCATCTTCGGCCAGGTGCTGCAGGCCGGGGCCGGCCAGAACCCGGCGCGGCAGACCGCCATCGCCGCCGGCATCGGGTGGAACGTGCCTGCGACAACGATCAACAAGGTGTGCCTCTCCGGCCTCGCGGCGGTCACCGACGCCGCCCGCCTGATCCGCTCCAACGAGGCGACGGTCGTCGTGGCCGGGGGCCAGGAGTCGATGACGAACGCACCGCACGTCCTCCCGGGCTCGCGCCTCGGCTGGTCGTACGGCTCGATCCAGGCGCTCGACTCGGCCGCTCACGACGGGCTCACCGACGCCTTCGACGGGATCTCGATGGGCGCCTCCACGGAGCAGTACACCGAGAAGCTCGGCCTCACTCGGGAGGCGCAGGATGCGTTCGCGGCGGGCTCGCACCAGCGCGCCGGCGCGGCCACCGCCTCCGGGGTCTTCGCGGACGAGATCGCACCGGTGACGATCCCGCAGCGCAAGGGCGACCCGGTCGTGGTCAACGCCGACGAGGGCGTCCGGCCGAACTCGACGCCGGAGTCCCTGGCGACCCTCCGACCGAGCTTCGCCGAGGGAGGCACGCTCACCGCGGGCAACTCGTCGCCGCTGAGCGACGGCGCCGCCGCGCTCGTGCTCACCAGCCGCGAGAACGCCGAGCGGCTCGGGCTCGACTGGCTGGCGTTCGTCGGGGCTCCCGGCCAAGTCGCGGGGCCCGACAACTCCCTCCACTCGCAGCCCTCGAACGCGATCACCGCGGCGCTCGCCCGCACCGACTGGACGGTCGGCGACCTCGACTTCGTCGAGATCAACGAGGCGTTCGCGGCCGTTGCCCTGCAGTCGATGGCCGACCTCGGCCTCAGCGACGAGAAGGTCAACCTGCACGGGGGCGCGATCGCGCTCGGCCACCCTATCGGCGCCTCGGGTGCTCGGCTCGCGGGGCATGCGGCTCACGAGCTCGCGCGGCGCGGTTCCGGCCGCGCGGCCGTCGCTCTCTGCGGCGGCGGCGGCCAGGGCGAGGCGCTGCTCCTCTGGCGCTGA
- the aspS gene encoding aspartate--tRNA(Asn) ligase codes for MIKDLAARTDGPVSVAGWVETVRDQKKVQFVVLRDESGAVQLVNPRTTAEDGTVVADEPATTISGLSQGSFVRVTGQLKHDERVKLGGIEIRIESLTVETAAIPETPIAADSGIDKRMDWRFLDLREPKHNLIFRVQTTFEHALRQYWVENGFVEIHTPKLMASASESRAELFELPYFDTTAYLAQSPQIFKQMAQAAGFGRVFEIGPAFRADPSFTSRHATEFTSIDTELSWIDSHEDVMKVHEELLVAGFTAVKEKHGEEIEALFGVEVTVPSTPFPRIPLAEAKRIVAEGGYEVPREDDDMDPEGERRISAYVKEQYGHEFVFLTDYAASIRPYYHMRYEENPSLTKSYDLIFNGVEISTGAQREHRVDILEKQAVEKGLSVEELEDVLATFRYGIPPHGGFGMGLARVLMLMLHLSNLRETTYLFRGPTRLTP; via the coding sequence TTGATCAAGGACCTCGCCGCCCGCACCGACGGCCCCGTCAGTGTCGCCGGATGGGTCGAGACCGTCCGCGATCAGAAGAAGGTGCAGTTCGTCGTGCTGCGCGACGAGTCGGGCGCGGTCCAGCTCGTGAACCCCCGCACCACCGCGGAGGACGGCACCGTCGTCGCGGACGAGCCCGCCACCACCATCTCCGGACTCTCTCAGGGTTCGTTCGTGCGTGTCACCGGCCAGCTCAAGCACGACGAGCGCGTGAAGCTCGGCGGCATCGAGATCCGGATCGAATCGCTCACGGTCGAGACCGCCGCGATCCCCGAGACGCCGATCGCCGCCGACAGCGGCATCGACAAGCGCATGGACTGGCGCTTCCTCGACCTCCGCGAGCCGAAGCACAACCTCATCTTCCGCGTGCAGACCACGTTCGAGCACGCCCTCCGCCAGTACTGGGTCGAGAACGGCTTCGTCGAGATCCACACCCCGAAGCTCATGGCGTCCGCCTCCGAGTCGCGCGCCGAGCTGTTCGAGCTGCCGTACTTCGACACCACCGCCTACCTCGCGCAGAGCCCGCAGATCTTCAAGCAGATGGCACAGGCCGCCGGTTTCGGTCGCGTGTTCGAGATCGGCCCGGCGTTCCGCGCCGACCCGAGCTTCACGAGCCGCCACGCCACGGAGTTCACCAGCATCGACACCGAGCTGAGCTGGATCGACAGCCACGAGGACGTCATGAAGGTGCACGAGGAGCTGCTGGTCGCCGGCTTCACCGCCGTCAAGGAGAAGCACGGCGAGGAGATCGAGGCGCTGTTCGGCGTCGAGGTCACCGTCCCGTCGACGCCGTTCCCGCGCATCCCGCTCGCCGAGGCGAAGCGCATCGTGGCCGAGGGCGGCTACGAGGTCCCGCGCGAGGACGACGACATGGACCCGGAGGGCGAGCGCCGGATCTCCGCGTACGTGAAGGAGCAGTACGGGCACGAGTTCGTGTTCCTCACCGACTACGCGGCGAGCATCCGCCCGTACTACCACATGCGCTACGAGGAGAACCCGTCGCTCACCAAGAGCTACGACCTCATCTTCAACGGCGTCGAGATCTCCACGGGCGCGCAGCGCGAGCACCGCGTCGACATCCTCGAGAAGCAGGCCGTCGAGAAGGGCCTGTCGGTGGAGGAGCTGGAGGACGTGCTCGCCACGTTCCGGTACGGCATCCCGCCGCACGGCGGCTTCGGCATGGGGCTCGCGCGCGTGCTCATGCTCATGCTGCACCTGTCGAACCTGCGCGAGACGACCTACCTCTTCCGCGGCCCCACCCGCCTCACCCCGTAG
- a CDS encoding histidine phosphatase family protein — MVASQVHLVRHGEVFNPDGILYGRLPGFGLSKLGHRMAQAAADELAARGRPITSLRVSPLQRTRESAAPIARVTGLDPVIDDRIIEPTNHFEGTVMRRALKRPVNWPFVVNPLRPSWGEPYRSIEKRMLAAVEEAFDSVDDGDVVLVSHQLPIWVTHLSVAGERLWHDPRSRRCALSSITTFERVAVPVEAPASDAAPAAPAGAVPAAEPAAPAHRLIEVGYVEPASSLQAAATDVGAV, encoded by the coding sequence GTGGTAGCAAGCCAGGTTCATCTCGTCCGTCACGGCGAGGTGTTCAATCCCGACGGCATCCTGTACGGCAGGCTGCCGGGCTTCGGCCTCTCCAAACTCGGGCACCGGATGGCTCAGGCGGCCGCCGACGAGCTGGCGGCCCGCGGCCGCCCCATCACCTCCCTCCGGGTGTCGCCCCTCCAGCGCACCCGCGAGTCGGCCGCCCCGATCGCCCGGGTCACGGGCCTCGACCCCGTGATCGACGATCGCATCATCGAGCCGACGAACCACTTCGAGGGCACGGTGATGCGGCGCGCGCTGAAGCGCCCCGTCAACTGGCCCTTCGTCGTCAACCCGCTGCGGCCGAGCTGGGGCGAGCCCTACCGCAGCATCGAGAAGCGCATGCTCGCCGCCGTCGAGGAGGCGTTCGACTCGGTCGACGACGGAGACGTCGTCCTCGTCAGCCACCAGCTGCCCATCTGGGTCACGCACCTCTCCGTCGCCGGCGAGCGGCTCTGGCACGACCCGCGCAGCCGGCGCTGCGCACTGTCCAGCATCACGACGTTCGAGCGGGTGGCCGTTCCGGTGGAGGCGCCGGCGTCCGACGCGGCTCCGGCCGCTCCGGCGGGGGCCGTCCCCGCCGCCGAACCCGCCGCCCCGGCGCACCGGCTGATCGAGGTCGGCTACGTCGAACCGGCGAGCTCGCTGCAGGCGGCCGCCACCGATGTGGGGGCCGTGTGA
- a CDS encoding TlpA family protein disulfide reductase gives MRARPRGRTLRARLAVPAVALAATAALLLSGCSSNDSLASQYRSGSGQNYIAGDGTVSEFAAASRGSAVTFSGTLADGTPVSSKDYAGKVLVVNFWYAGCPPCRVEAPELEKLYQKYGPQGVAFLGVNLYDTASTAASFEHDKGVTYPSVLDRDTGSVLLAFSKTVPPKATPTTLVVDKQGRVAARILGALPDASILDSLISDAVAEH, from the coding sequence ATGAGAGCTCGTCCTCGCGGCCGCACGCTCCGGGCGCGGCTCGCCGTCCCGGCGGTCGCCCTCGCGGCGACCGCTGCGCTCCTCCTGTCGGGCTGCTCCTCCAACGACAGCCTCGCCAGCCAGTACCGCTCCGGCAGCGGCCAGAACTACATCGCCGGCGACGGCACCGTCAGCGAGTTCGCGGCCGCGAGCCGCGGGAGCGCCGTGACGTTCTCCGGCACGCTCGCCGACGGAACGCCGGTCTCGTCGAAGGACTACGCGGGCAAAGTGCTCGTCGTCAACTTCTGGTACGCGGGCTGCCCGCCGTGCCGGGTGGAGGCGCCCGAGCTCGAAAAGCTCTATCAGAAGTACGGTCCGCAGGGCGTCGCCTTCCTCGGGGTCAACCTCTACGACACGGCCAGCACGGCGGCCAGCTTCGAGCACGACAAGGGGGTCACCTACCCCTCGGTGCTCGACCGCGACACCGGGTCGGTCCTGCTCGCCTTCAGCAAGACGGTCCCGCCGAAGGCGACGCCGACCACGCTCGTCGTCGACAAGCAGGGCCGTGTCGCCGCGCGCATCCTCGGAGCGCTCCCCGACGCGAGCATCCTCGACTCGCTCATCTCCGACGCCGTGGCCGAGCACTGA
- a CDS encoding cytochrome c biogenesis CcdA family protein: MGGVGQIVFSGQLLLALPIALLAGLVSFASPCVLPLVPGYLAYVGGMSDPGAKRDRSRVLTGVALFVLGFAVVFIAYGAAFGALGLWLVRWQEVVIRVLGVLVILMGLVFIGQFSFLQRTIKPGWRPATGLIGAPLLGIVFGLGWTPCIGPTLAAISALSVGSGSPWRGALLGLFYCIGLGIPFLLVALGFDWVAGSVAFLKRHIRAINIIGGVLLVVIGVLMATGLWSQLMSQFLGVIQGFEPAL; this comes from the coding sequence GTGGGCGGCGTCGGACAGATCGTGTTCAGCGGCCAGCTCCTCCTGGCCCTGCCCATCGCCCTCCTCGCGGGCCTCGTCTCGTTCGCGTCGCCGTGCGTGCTGCCCCTGGTGCCGGGCTACCTGGCCTACGTCGGCGGCATGAGCGACCCGGGCGCCAAGCGCGATCGTTCGCGCGTGCTGACCGGCGTCGCTCTGTTCGTCCTCGGCTTCGCGGTCGTGTTCATCGCCTACGGTGCGGCCTTCGGTGCGCTCGGCCTCTGGCTGGTGCGCTGGCAGGAGGTCGTCATCCGGGTCCTCGGGGTGCTCGTCATCCTCATGGGCCTCGTCTTCATCGGGCAGTTCTCGTTCCTGCAGCGCACGATCAAGCCCGGCTGGAGGCCCGCGACCGGCCTCATCGGGGCGCCCCTCCTCGGCATCGTGTTCGGCCTCGGCTGGACGCCGTGCATCGGCCCGACCCTCGCCGCGATCAGCGCCCTCAGCGTCGGAAGCGGCTCGCCGTGGCGCGGTGCGCTCCTCGGGCTCTTCTACTGCATCGGCCTCGGCATCCCGTTCCTCCTCGTCGCCCTCGGCTTCGACTGGGTGGCGGGCTCCGTCGCCTTCCTCAAGCGGCACATCCGGGCCATCAACATCATCGGCGGCGTCCTCCTCGTCGTCATCGGCGTCCTCATGGCCACCGGCCTGTGGAGTCAGCTCATGTCGCAGTTCCTGGGGGTGATCCAAGGTTTTGAGCCGGCCCTCTGA
- the resB gene encoding cytochrome c biogenesis protein ResB: MSRPSDHIEAAPPVEDADVVQPKLGPLGWVRWFWRQLTSMRTALFLLLLLAIAAVPGSLVPQRSSDPNGVTKYFTDNPSLAPILDKLQFFDVYTSVWFSAIYLLLFASLIGCIIPRTKHHFEAMRAKPPRTPARLTRMAGFQARILPAELRGRGRDPIDAAREVLRASRYRVALYQDARSVSVSAERGYLRETGNLVFHIALLGVLVAIGVGGGFGYTGQKIVVEGQSFVNSLPSYNSFNPGRFFSDSALAPFSITVDKLAVSYETRNKNGLGTPLDYTAHVTTVGPGDSRDKTVIKVNDPLPIGGTNVYLLGNGYAPTITVRDTKGHVVFSDSVPFIPQADPNLTSLGFVKVPDGLSRQVGMIGFFYPTVTSSSVGHGALASKFPDLRDPVLSLNVYSGDLGVDSGVPQSVYALNTDHLKQLAGPGTDTKALELRPGQTVALPSGLGTITLEGVKRFATLEVHHDPAQGWVLVFAVLILGGLLTSLFVPRRRIWVKAVENDDGSLTLEYAGLARGEDPNLLPAIRAVADEHAALLTRPEKT; the protein is encoded by the coding sequence TTGAGCCGGCCCTCTGATCACATCGAGGCGGCGCCTCCCGTCGAGGACGCCGACGTCGTCCAGCCCAAGCTCGGCCCGCTGGGGTGGGTCCGCTGGTTCTGGCGTCAGCTCACGAGCATGCGGACCGCCCTGTTCCTGCTGCTGCTTTTGGCCATCGCCGCGGTCCCGGGCTCGCTGGTGCCGCAGCGCAGCTCCGACCCCAACGGCGTCACCAAGTACTTCACGGACAACCCGTCGCTCGCGCCGATCCTCGACAAGCTGCAGTTCTTCGACGTGTACACGTCGGTGTGGTTCTCGGCGATCTACCTGCTGCTGTTCGCCTCCCTGATCGGCTGCATCATCCCGCGCACGAAGCACCACTTCGAGGCGATGCGGGCGAAGCCGCCGCGCACGCCCGCCCGGCTCACCCGGATGGCGGGGTTCCAGGCCCGGATCCTGCCGGCGGAGCTGAGGGGCCGCGGCCGCGACCCGATCGATGCCGCCCGGGAGGTGCTGCGCGCCTCCCGCTACCGGGTCGCCCTCTACCAGGACGCCCGCTCGGTCTCCGTCTCGGCCGAGCGCGGTTACCTCCGCGAGACCGGGAACCTCGTGTTCCACATCGCGCTGCTGGGGGTCCTGGTGGCGATCGGCGTCGGCGGCGGCTTCGGGTACACCGGCCAGAAGATCGTCGTGGAGGGGCAGAGCTTCGTCAACAGCCTCCCGTCGTACAACTCGTTCAACCCGGGCCGCTTCTTCAGCGACTCGGCGCTCGCGCCGTTCTCGATCACGGTCGACAAGCTCGCGGTGTCGTACGAGACGCGCAACAAGAACGGGCTCGGAACCCCGCTCGACTACACGGCGCACGTGACGACGGTCGGGCCGGGCGACAGCCGCGACAAGACCGTCATCAAGGTGAACGATCCGCTCCCCATCGGCGGGACGAACGTGTACCTCCTCGGCAACGGCTACGCGCCGACGATCACGGTGCGCGACACGAAGGGGCACGTCGTCTTCAGCGACTCCGTCCCGTTCATCCCGCAGGCCGATCCGAACCTCACCTCGCTCGGGTTCGTGAAGGTGCCCGACGGGCTCTCGCGCCAGGTCGGCATGATCGGCTTCTTCTACCCGACGGTCACGAGCAGCTCGGTGGGGCACGGCGCCCTGGCGTCGAAGTTCCCGGATCTGCGCGATCCGGTGCTGAGCCTCAACGTGTACTCCGGCGACCTCGGCGTCGACAGCGGGGTCCCGCAGTCCGTCTACGCGCTCAACACCGATCACCTCAAGCAGCTGGCCGGCCCCGGAACCGACACGAAGGCGCTCGAGCTCCGCCCCGGTCAGACGGTGGCGCTCCCGAGCGGCCTCGGCACGATCACGCTCGAGGGCGTGAAACGCTTCGCGACCCTGGAGGTGCACCACGATCCCGCCCAGGGCTGGGTGCTCGTGTTCGCGGTGCTCATCCTCGGCGGCCTGCTCACATCGCTCTTCGTCCCGCGCCGCCGCATCTGGGTGAAGGCCGTCGAGAACGACGACGGCTCGCTCACCCTCGAGTACGCCGGCCTCGCCCGCGGTGAGGACCCGAACCTCCTCCCCGCCATCCGCGCCGTCGCCGACGAGCACGCGGCCCTCCTAACCCGACCCGAGAAGACTTAG